The stretch of DNA TAATTGAAAGCAGATACAAAATTGCTCATGTAGCAGAGAATTCTGGTTTAAGTTTTGAGTAATGAGACATACATGTCcttaaaatctgtttaattcTTTTGGGTAATAATGTCAAGCATTTTGATTTCTATAGCTGCCCGGTAGCCTTGATGTTTTAATCTGGTCTTGAATGTTTTAACTTGTCTTTTAATCCTTTCATAGTCTGTAGATGtcaaagcagattttatttttatttttttaactattagTGTGGTGATATTTGAGCtataattttattataatttatgtatttgtttttcttcttttgatagGAAACACTGCATTACATGACTGTGCAGAATCAGGAAGTTTAGAGATCATGAAGATGCTTCTCAAGTATTGTGCTAAGATGGAAAAGGATGGCTATGGAATGACTCCCCTTCTGTCAGCCAGTGTGACAGGCCACACAAATATTGTGGACTTTCTGACCCAACATGAACAGACCAGTAAGATAGAACGTATAAATGCTCTGGAACTTCTAGGAGCAACATTCGTGGACAAAAAGAGAGATCTGCTTGGTGCTTTGAAATACTGGAAGCAAGCTATGGAAATGAGATACAGCGATAGGACCAGTATCCTGAACAAACCTGTGCCGCAAACCCTATTTATGGCCTATGATTATGCTAAAGAGGTAAACAACTCAGAAGAGCTAGAAAATCTTATCGCAGACCCTGATGAGATGAGAATGCAAGCACTATTAATTAGAGAACGTATTCTTGGTCCTTCTCACCCGGATACATCCTACTATATTAGATATAGAGGTGCTGTCTATGCAGACTCTGGAAACTTTAAGCGATGCATCAATTTATGGAAATATGCTTTGGACATGCAGCAGAGCAATCTAGATCCACTGAGCCCTATGACAGCCAGCAGTTTACTATCATTTGCTGAACTCTTCTCCTTCATGCTGCAGGACAGGGCAAAAGGCCTGCTAGGCACTACTGTTACATTTGATGATCTCATGGGTATATTGTGCAAAAGTGTTCTTGAAATAGAGCGGGCCATGGAACAAATCCAAGTCCCTCCTGATCCAATACAGCTGAATAAAGCCCTTTCTATCATTCTGCATTTAATTTGCTTGTTGGAAAAAGTACCTTGCAGCTCAGAACAGGagcattttaagaaacagaCTATTTACAAGTTTCTCAAGCTTCAGCCTAGAGGGAAGAATAACTTCAGTCCACTTCACCTCGCTGTTGACAAGAATACTACATGTGTGGGTCGCTACCCAGTGTGCAAATTCCCCTCTCTGCAAGTTACTGCCATCCTGGTGGAATGTGGTGCTAATATAAATGTCAGAGACTCTGATAACAACAGTCCTTTACATATTGCTGCACTGAACAACCATCCAGGCATCATGAATTTTCTTATCAAGTCAGGTTCACACTTTGATGCCACAAACTCACATAAACAAACTGCTAGTGATTTGCTGGATgagaagaaaatagcaaaaaactTAATCCAGCCTATAAATCATACTACGTTGCAGTGCCTTGCTGCTCGTGTTATAGTGAATTATAACATATGCTATGCAGGACACATTCCTGAAAAGCTAGAGAAATTTGTTTTGCTCCATAGATAATAGTGTGCAGTTTGAGTGCTGTTGTCAAAGCatgacttagaatcatagaatcatagaatagttaatgttggaaaggaccttaagatcatctagttccaacccccctgccatgggcagggacacctcgcactaaaccatgtcacccaagactccatccaacctgtccttgaacactgccagggatggaacattcacaacttccttgggcaacccattccagtgcctcaccaccctcactgtaaagaacttcttccttatctctaacctaatcttcccctgtttaagtttgaacccattaccccttgtcctatcactacagtccctaaggaagagtctctccccaacatccttgtaggcccccttcagatactggaaggctgctatgagggctccacacagccttctcttctccaggctgaacagccccaactctctcagcctgttttcatacgggaggtgctccagctcctttATCATCCTcgtgccctcctctggacttgttccaacagttccatgtcctttttatgttgaggacaccagaactgtccacaatactccaagtgaggtctcacaagagcagaggggcaggatcacctccttcaacctgctggtcacgcttcttttgatgcagcccaggatatggttggctttctgggctgcgagcgcacactgaagccggctcatgttaagcttctcatcaaccaacacccccaagtccttttctgcagggctgctctgaatctcttctctgcccaacctgtagctgtgcctgggattgcccccacccaggtgtaggaccttgcacctggtttggttgaacttcatgaggttggcatcagcccacctcacaagcgtgtcaggatccctctggatggcatctcttccctccagcgtatcaaccaaaccacacagcttggtgtcatcagcaaacttgctgagggcgcactcaatcccactgtccatgtcgccgacaaagatgttgaacaacattggtcccaacactgatccctgagggacaccactcgttactggtctccaagtggacattgagccgttgaccacaactctttgcgtgcagccgtgcagccatccagccaattctttatccaccgagtggtccatccatcaaattgatgcctctccagtttagagagaaggatgttgtgctGGACAGTGTCAAgcgctttgcacaagtccaggtagatgaccTCAACTGCTTAAACTTGGTGACAATGTTTTTCTTGAGCACTGTTGTGATATACCAGTATTCCCTTAGTTTGTTCTGTCTTGCTCTCACTGGTGAAAGCGTTGTTAGTATTGCATCTGCAGAGTTGGTTAACCAATATTTGAATATGCCATATATTTTGTGGATTATTTAGAAATGTAGTGCCATATTTAGACTATTAAAATTGTTTGCCAAAGGCTTGTCTATTCTGGTCTGAATTGCCTGTTAGGTGTTTAGGACTAAGTTGAATATTTTCCACTGATGTCTTTATTACAGTTGTTGTGTGGATTTTATAGAGTTGgaaggtaattttttttgttttgcttgagcATTTCTGCTCTTACTTTATTCTCTTTCTATGGACTTGTTAAACTGTGCAAGTTGTATAGACTTATTAACATTTGCAACTACCATAAGTGCTTTTTATCTTCTCTATGCACTGACTTTAATGTGACTGTTGTGTGTGAGCAAGTTTCTATGCAGCAGTTGGCCAATTTCAACTTAAATGCACATTTTGATTTGCAGTTTTGTTTGGAGCTCTTTTTGAGAATACTGCCTTCATAGTATGACAAATTTTGGAGCTATATATCACCTTTCTGAACTGGGGTTTAACCTTATTCTAGTTTTAACTGAGGCTGCTTTCCTCTTGATCCTCTGGAAATCTGTGCTAAATTTGAGAGAAGAACATCTCTCTTGTTCTCATGGTAATCCACTTGAACTTTTAATCTGACAATTGTTCTCTCACATCATGCAGTTAGGGGAAGAGTCCTCATCATGTACAACTAACAGCTTCCCTTTTGCACTAATGTCTTCCTTGTGTTGGTTATGTGACTAGGTGTAAAGTTTGTTCAAAGTTGAACCTCAAACTATGATATACtctaatgagaaataaatagattaaatgTATGCCGTAGTGTAAATTTACAAATCGAGTTCTTTAGCtgcaaaagaaactaaaacatGTTGGTGGTGTGATTCTTATCCACCCAGTCCAGAAATATAAGCATCATTAGTACCATTATAACATAGTAAAAGGCTGTATGCCAGAGTAGTAGAAATTCTATAGCAGTGTCTCCTTCAGTTTAAGTATCTTTataaatgcatgtttttctaTCTCTATTATGTCAGCTgtacttaaagaaaaagcagaagttctGTTATGTATATATAGCTCCTAATTaaacttacttatttttataatgtttgCATAATTAACTTTTACAACAGAAAGGGCTCTTTTGACTTGATAAGAAATCTATAAAAGAATTTCATAAAGGAGAGTGAGATTCAGGTATTTAATATAATTCAGCACTTTACTGTTGATTAATAGTAGAAATTGTTATGGCACATTAGTACTGCAGATGTCTAAGTGAAATTAATTTGTGTTGTGTAGAATACAGTTTACCTGCAAATTTAGTATTCTAGCATATTGGATATTGTTGACttgatgtttcatttcagtgatgGGCAGTAAATGGGTTTCTTGCTCTAGAAACTCAACAAGGTGTTGGCGATAGAGGTGTTAAAAGCCAAAGgaagtagattaaaaaaaaaatatttaggagGGCTTTTTAGAATTTTATGTTGgagattttggtttttggttttttggggttttttgtgaatTAAGTTTATGAAGACTGTCTGGATACTATATAAGAGTGTTTGTGTGTATCTATAAAAAGTTCATCCTTGCTTTTTGGCCATTTCAGGTTTTCTCTTAGTGTACAATGTGGAGCCAGCAAGCTTAGCCATTCTTGGGGAAAATATTGGGATACTTTTAAACAAAGATATGTTGAAAGTAGTGCTGTTTGTATATTGCCACTTTCAACTCTTATTTTGAAACAGCTTTCACCTGTTTGTCCCATGGCATACCTATATTGTCTGAAATTCTGAGTATAAGGAAATACTATTTGTTTCTCTTGCAAATGTGCAGCAGTAAACTTCTATTAAATtgtctgattattttttctgaccTGTAATGATTAAACTGCATGCCACCCGAGTTCTCAGTTGTGAGAACAAGTAGtttgattttgtatttcttaatttttatatgtttatCTATTACTCTGTAAGTTGGTGTAATCAAAAAATCATGCCACTCTAGAAATGATCCacatttgtcctgggttcagctgtaacagttatttttctccttagtagctggtgcagtgctgtgttttcgactttagtctgagaacagtgctcataacacactgatgttttagttgtagCTAAGTAATGCTCGCCCCAATCAAGGACTCttcagtctcatgttctgccagtgacaaggggcacaagaagccaggaggaagcagagacaggacacctgacccaaagtagccaaaggggtattccatcccacagcacatcatgcccagtatataaaccggggggagtaACCCGGAAGGGGCAGATTGCTGCTTGcgtcgggctgggtatcagtcggcagttggtgaacaattgtattgtgcatcacttgtgtttattgttttcttttccttttccctttccccttttagttttatattctctccccttgttatttcccttaccattattattattggtggtagcagtagtagttttatattataccttagttactggactgttcttatctcaacccatgggatttacattcttttgattctctttcccattcctccgggagcgggggggagggaagaagggggggagtgagcaagcggctgtaTGGTTCTAAGTTACCAGGTGGGCTTAAAACACAACAACATTatactttaaaacataaaaatcattattcttCAAGTATAAAAAATAGTCATCCTTTTGTAGGTcacagagaaagagattttttgGATCACTTTTATACTATGGAATCTGTACTGTCTCATGTTTGAAATTGTCTTTATAACTGTATAATATCCTgtttaaaattagtttcttaGAGATTATTAGTCGAGAAATAGAACTAAAAAATTATGGTAGTATGTGCTGCTACTGTTAGCAaagttttgaatgaaaacaCCCCAGATAAGAAAGCATATCGCTATGTAATGTGTGTAAATCTAGTGAAAATTGCAAAGCCTTACAGGGCTTATTGTTAGATgcttggggttttctgtttctttttaacttaTGAAGTACTGATTTGCTGTATGCAATTCTGTCTAAATATCTACCCATACACATCAATCCTACAAATTATCACCTAtattcagaatttaattttgcaagGTCATGAGGCTATCTATCTGCTGAATTCTTAACTGTGATGATGTCAAATATTCAATCTTAGGTGACCAGATGGATAAGTTAATACATTTAATACCACATTCAAGTTAACCTTTATATTGTATGTGACCCCCAtttaatttttggtttattttaaaagaaattggtACAGAGCCTGTGTTGGGTAATGAGTTAGGGATTAGTTAAGGATTTACTGACTGGGAAGGAGGGTAAGGACCATAGGCCCTGTCTGAGATGTCTGTGCCACTATGGCCAGTTCTAATGGGTAGTAGCAGTTTTGTCCCCTCAGCCCCTAATTCTAACCAGGAATATCTCCACTTAAGTATAGATACCAACTTTCTCTACtagcttttttgttgttttttttgttttgcttgttttttaaattcttagtTGTCTTACCCATTCAGAGATGGGAATAAGATTATTTTAGTGAAACATATTGATGCTAAATGCAATAGTGTTGCTAGCTGAACACAAACTATAGTAAGGACAAGGAACTAAAGAGCATTCAGAATGCACAGAACtgttaaccttttttttttgtcatattattaactcatttttctgttcttatcttcctttttttttttttttctgattacaAGTACTCTTTCAGAGCTGCCAAACCATAAAGATATTGAGAacattgtggaaaaaaattgtatgcCCTGCGGGGGtgaaatagatttaaaaattaagtaatttacaggtatgcatttttaaagacaaggatACTGATACCCCTTTTCTTGTTGAAgttggattaatttttttaatacttgaaGCACTCTTCCTTCTAATCTTCTTGGGCTTCCACTAAAATACTTCAACCAGGAAGATGAAATGttttgtggtttaaaaaaaaaaaaaaaaaaaaaagctgttcttgacaaattttaaaattagattcttatttttatatcGCTTATGTCAGTAACAAGATTCCAGCTGTCTGTGGTGTTTCTGAGGTTCTGACTGTTAAGCATATGGTTTAAaggcactttttaaaatgcaaggcAACAGTGTGGTTATTTTTCCATCTATACTCTGAAGCAGTCCTTGGATAGGgggtatttttatatattaccTAAATACCAAAAGTTGTCTCTTAACAACTGTTTTGAAACTGGCTGAAATTACACTATCTTATAGAAAGAATGGAGTGCTATAGCAAAATTTTTACTAAAGAATTAAGAAAGGATAAAAGCCTTGATAGGAAAGACATGTGCCACAGCAGTTTTACTTCAACTGCAAGTTAATAGTGGCAGGATATGATTACTCTGGAAATAGCTTCCTTGTGCTTTGAATTAGAGAGTGGAATGCCTGTTGTACTCTAAAATATTGACAAATACGAGTACAAAGACTTAAGActaatttctgtgttctgtgaCTACAATAAAATGGTATTTAATGCTTCAAAGTGACGTGTTTTGGGTCTTCCTAAACAAAGATGCGGAGTCTAGTTTAGAAAGGAGACATTGTTTATTCTGTGCAGGGTGCTCCGTGGAAGTCTTCACAAATCAAACACACCAATGATTGTAACTTTAAGCTATTTATACATTTTGACAAACAAAGAAATCACTGTCCATTGGTTGAGAGTTACACAATTTGTTCATTAATTAGTATTCCACCCCTTATTGGTTAAAAGTCCCTCTTGCCTCTCATGCTAATCAGGCACGCATGctcagtctttcttttcttttgagtcAGTGGGTTTCTTGAGTCGGTGGTCATGCTGCCCCCTGCCAAAATTACCTTTTACCTAACCACTGCCCATTCTCTTCTGGGTAGTCATCCAAGGGTTGGGGCCTGATGTTCCTCATTATCACTTCTGACTCATCACCCGGAGAAGCAGTATGGATGCTCTTTGTTTAGAGAAGTCTTTATATGTTATCTCAGTTATCTAGATTAACATCCTTATCTGTTCTGAACTACTGATTGGATTACCATTGTTTTATGAGGTGCTGCAAGCATCATTTCCCCCTTTTGGAAGTTTCAAATAAGTATATTTGGCACTTCTATATTTCATATCATTGTGTTAACTCAGCCTAATATAGTTAAATATCTGATATCAACACAATTTTAGTAACCCCATATactcttttccatttatttttgaatgcaTACCATACAGATTCCTACAATTATTATTATAACTATAATAACAATTAAAGTTTGCATTATGCTTGATAGCTAATTCGGCAGAGATAAGACTAATTTGTTAAGTATAGCTTATACCCaatctgtttctgttctttcacGAATTTCTCTACCTGCTTTAGCCActtgtttaatttcttccaaTTGTTTtggctcccccccccccagtaatCTCTTCTCCAGAAGGGAGTTTAGACCTCATTTTCATACAACAATGTGTACTATTACTATATTATTTGATTCCTAGGTATATTTATTACCTGGGACCCATTGTGCAGGGAATTCCATATACAAGTTAAAAGTTAACATCCCCCGGTCCAATGGATGTTCTGCTGTTTTTGGTAAAGGCAGGCAAGCCATATAAGGCTACTAGCATTATGCATTTTTCCAAAGGATTGCAGCAATTTCAGAACCACGTTATCCTGGcattttacaatatttataGCAATAATTATTAACAATATCAATCACACCTTATTAAAGTCTGACattttataaagttatttttctgaatttcacttTTAATGGTTCTGATGGAGTTACTTCCCACTTTTCCAGATTTGTGGCCTTTCATCTGGTGTAGTGGATCCACGGTTCCACTCCTTGTAGTTTCACCACAGTGTAGGTCATGAGCAAGACTTGAAAGGGTTCCTTCCAACATTCTTTTAGAAGTTCGTCCTTCCACATCCACAGATTGACCCAGTCTCCA from Strigops habroptila isolate Jane chromosome W, bStrHab1.2.pri, whole genome shotgun sequence encodes:
- the LOC115619196 gene encoding protein fem-1 homolog C-like translates to MDLKTAVFNAARDGKLRLLSKLLASKTREEVALLMSEKTNGATPLLMAARYGHIDMVEYLLDYCSASIEIGGSVNFDGETIEGAPPLWAASAAGHLKVVQCLLDHGASVNNTTLTNSTPLRAACFDGHLEIVKYLVEHKADLEVSNRHGHTCLMISCYKGHKEIAQYLLEKGADVNRKSVKGNTALHDCAESGSLEIMKMLLKYCAKMEKDGYGMTPLLSASVTGHTNIVDFLTQHEQTSKIERINALELLGATFVDKKRDLLGALKYWKQAMEMRYSDRTSILNKPVPQTLFMAYDYAKEVNNSEELENLIADPDEMRMQALLIRERILGPSHPDTSYYIRYRGAVYADSGNFKRCINLWKYALDMQQSNLDPLSPMTASSLLSFAELFSFMLQDRAKGLLGTTVTFDDLMGILCKSVLEIERAMEQIQVPPDPIQLNKALSIILHLICLLEKVPCSSEQEHFKKQTIYKFLKLQPRGKNNFSPLHLAVDKNTTCVGRYPVCKFPSLQVTAILVECGANINVRDSDNNSPLHIAALNNHPGIMNFLIKSGSHFDATNSHKQTASDLLDEKKIAKNLIQPINHTTLQCLAARVIVNYNICYAGHIPEKLEKFVLLHR